ATTAATAGATCTGCAAGACAGGATGTCTTTATAATATCTTCAAGAGTGAATATCAAATGTCCGTTTCAGgaagtgaaaaattgaatgaaaaaaaaaaatactgAGTGATATTCAAACGGATGAACGGTAGGAATCCAAATTATATATTAGACAAAGTGTAAATTCTTGTAAATGTCTgtaaatggaaaaaaagatgTCATCGATGGAATCTCAGCACTGCAAAATGCAGCATTATGACTGATACTTTTCCCAGTGTCAACAATCAAAGGAGACAATTTCTGCAAATAGCGCGCTCACTTGCCCGAAACGGAAACACTCCTGGACGAGAGACGGGTCTCTCTCTGCTGTggtgtttttctttccttgtTTTCGTTCCCCCCCTTCTCGCGTATTCAATGTATCTTTATCGCCGCAATTCTAGATAAATCACCGCAAGGCACAATTTGTGGTTTGCGATATCCGCTTCCTGTTGGGTTGCAACACCGCCAATGTCATGGAGAGGTATCCACCCCCCCCTTGCCATTCCATTTTAGACAATGCGACGCGACGTTGTCCGGGCAGGTGGAGGTGGTGGAGGTGGTGGCTTGGCACTGGATAGTCTACTAAGACCTTGTCCACTAGTTTGCGAGGACgatgttgataatgagGAAACCGAACTTTCCCTACCTCGTAAACGAGAGGGAGGTGGTGGAGGTGGTGGCggtaaagaaaatgatggTGGTGAAGGTTGCGGGCTCTGTACAAGCTGAGGGAGAGAATGGGACCTCTCTGGCGGAATTAGAGGTGTCACTTTCCTTATGGGTAATAACTCTTCCGACCTATTATCCTGGGTATTGGCGTATGTGAGAGGATTAAAGAAAGAACATTGTAGGCATCGATCAATGAGACGCCTTGTATGCTCATTAACGTCTTCTCCGCGGAGGTATTCTAGAACAGCAACGAGCTCCTCCCTCTTGTAGGAATGCCTCCGTAAGTTCGTTTTGGTGAGCATGCACTTAAGAACACGTAGGTAGATATCCATAATGTAGGAGGATGCTTTTATTGGAATGTCATACAACTGTCTGATGATAATATCCACAATAATTTTGACGTCGTTCAAATATACAAGTCGGTTGgttttttcattggaaAACACCACGTACaaatatttcatcatcaaaatttggTCAATGGTATCCATCTCCCTATTGAAATTTAATACGAGTATCTCTGTGAATGTTTGGAAATATTGAATCTTCCTCACCATTTGGTAGACAACTAAATTTGTCTTTTTGCCATTTTGTACTTTTAAACCACATTGATACACATATTGCTCATTCAAGATCAATAAAAGTCGGAATTTGATATAGTTCAcctcatcttcaattcttgTTTCAACTTTCAGCTtgtcaaataaaaaaataatttcatcttcatatatattgtcaatttcatcaacaaaattattgTCCTTGCATAAATCAAACCACAGAATCAAATATGGTGAGTAATTCTGAGTGTATATATCTCCCGTTCTCTTTGTAATAGCAGCGTAATTTCTTACAACTTTACTTAAAACTGTGAACCCTTGATACTCCTTCAatatattcatcaattggTTATCTCGTTCATGCTCCTTGATCATTATACATCcaatgatattgatgaattgcTCATTCATACTGATGCTCTCATTAACTTCCCTTAGGATTTCACCGCCCAAAACATCACAGTTCAATTCtaaattattcaaattacAATCAACCGAATATATCAACAATGACAGCATTTTCCGCAGACAGAATTCTCGATGTTTCTGATAACTCTCAATGTCCAGTAGATATGCGCAGACTTCCCCCAAGTGATCGCCAACTATTTCTCGATATTTGGATATAAGGGCAATATAACTAACAAGAAGAGTATTGATTTCTGATTCCGTGGTTTCCGTTTGCTTCCAGCTTGTAATATATTCTTTTGTGGTTTCATCATAATATAGCTTTGTATACAGCAGTTCGTCGGCTAACTCCCAAAATTCCTTCATGCTTCCAATATCCCCCACATTTTTACTTGGCTGATTACTAACTTCATTCATATTCTATTCTTGATGATATGCATTGAGTGCGAGAGCCCAGTTTATAGGTTGTCAATTGCTAATAATGTAATTGTAAATTCCCTTCCCTCAAATTATGGGCACATTTGTATTCGAGCACTCGATCAGCTCCGGGAATAATTATGTTGCATTTATATATACGCATAATAGATTTGTAGCTGATAAGACCAAcctttctctttcaagaATCTCCGTTTATAAAATATACTTATCCACTTCACTGATACAATGAGCCTCGGACTTGTTGATGTATACGGAGAGGAGCAAAATGCAGAGAGGTCAACATATTCTGGAGACATCCCAAACGCAATACAGCATCATGAGAAGGCGATTTCAGAATTGAATATGAtaattgagaaaatcatCCAAAAAAAGCAACACgagaatgatgaatttggtGTAATCGACTCATTAGTTGTCATGAGAAAGCAAATAGAATCAAGAATCGATCAGCTACGCAAAATTAAGCCAAACTCTTCGTCTTTGGATGGAAATACCATAGTTAAGAATAAAGAGGCTGTGGAATCAATTCCATTATTGAATTCAGCACTCGCAGATATTCAGGTATCATTATTAAAAAATCTGAACATACGATTAAAAGATCATAATAGTAGTAAAAAGATCCCATTTGTTaacaactttgaaataaacaaaatagaACACGAATTACAACTATTAAATTTTAAAAGCTCACATAATATAAATCACCGCAATGAGTTACTAACAAAGTTAAATATGCTATACTATGGTGAAATGATGAATCAACGTGAATTCATCAAGGATGTAGTTGACATTGTTAAACTATGCGAATCACGAGCTAGTATAGACAAagattggaaaaaaattgacCAAATCACTGATGATCGTCTGCTTGGTATTGTCAATGAATTACAAGAACGTATAAACCGTTTGGAAAGAGAAAAGTTACATATGGAACATGAAATAATTACATTAAAAGAGAAACTAAATCGTAATATATGACATTGAGTATGAATCTATTTGCCATGaatcatttcttctttattgaTCAAATGTTCGACTGTTTCAACACTTTCTAGCAATCTATCAATATCACTGCTCCATTCATTCAACAATtcattttctgtttttggCTTTATAAATGTAACAACTTTGAATGGCCTATTGATCTTTGCATATAAATCACCTTTATTAACTAGTTCAATTATATAATTTTCGGTTTGAAGTTGATCCAACTCTAACAATTCACATAATCTATCAAGTTTAATAGTCgaataataaattgaaatcacTCTTAAATTGAATTCTG
The window above is part of the Pichia kudriavzevii chromosome 1, complete sequence genome. Proteins encoded here:
- a CDS encoding uncharacterized protein (PKUD0A03170; similar to Saccharomyces cerevisiae YDL146W (LDB17); ancestral locus Anc_7.324) — its product is MNEVSNQPSKNVGDIGSMKEFWELADELLYTKLYYDETTKEYITSWKQTETTESEINTLLVSYIALISKYREIVGDHLGEVCAYLLDIESYQKHREFCLRKMLSLLIYSVDCNLNNLELNCDVLGGEILREVNESISMNEQFINIIGCIMIKEHERDNQLMNILKEYQGFTVLSKVVRNYAAITKRTGDIYTQNYSPYLILWFDLCKDNNFVDEIDNIYEDEIIFLFDKLKVETRIEDEVNYIKFRLLLILNEQYVYQCGLKVQNGKKTNLVVYQMVRKIQYFQTFTEILVLNFNREMDTIDQILMMKYLYVVFSNEKTNRLVYLNDVKIIVDIIIRQLYDIPIKASSYIMDIYLRVLKCMLTKTNLRRHSYKREELVAVLEYLRGEDVNEHTRRLIDRCLQCSFFNPLTYANTQDNRSEELLPIRKVTPLIPPERSHSLPQLVQSPQPSPPSFSLPPPPPPPPSRLRGRESSVSSLSTSSSQTSGQGLSRLSSAKPPPPPPPPARTTSRRIV
- a CDS encoding uncharacterized protein (PKUD0A03180; similar to Saccharomyces cerevisiae YLR211C; ancestral locus Anc_7.325) → MSLGLVDVYGEEQNAERSTYSGDIPNAIQHHEKAISELNMIIEKIIQKKQHENDEFGVIDSLVVMRKQIESRIDQLRKIKPNSSSLDGNTIVKNKEAVESIPLLNSALADIQVSLLKNLNIRLKDHNSSKKIPFVNNFEINKIEHELQLLNFKSSHNINHRNELLTKLNMLYYGEMMNQREFIKDVVDIVKLCESRASIDKDWKKIDQITDDRLLGIVNELQERINRLEREKLHMEHEIITLKEKLNRNI